The Mucilaginibacter rubeus genomic interval GGGTTCGAATCCCTAACTCTCCGCATCAAAATAAAGTTTTTGTAAAACGCCTCAAATCACAGAATTTGGGGCGTTTCTTGTTTACAGGCAAGCCGAAAAGACAGGGAATTGCTGCTATCGTGAAACAAGAAAGTAAATGGCTATCTTAAGAATATTACAGAGCTATGTGGGATAAAGAAAGAACTCCCTATCCGCATAAATCATATAGTATGAGGTAAGGCGTTTTGATAATAGGCGTTTGTTAATTGAACAAGGTGAATAAAAGAACCCTGCTCCTATCAAGACAAGGGACAGGGCTCTTATAGGTTTATTAAGGAATTATTCTGCTTTTAATTTATCGGCCAGCATTTTCATATAAAAACCTCCAACCACACTCCGTGCTTTAAAGTTTTCCCTTATTCCGGTTTTTGAATCGTAAAAATCATTTAGCGGCACGCGCGAAGGGGTTTCCAGGGCGTGTACGTAAAGCGGATGTATAAGCGCTTCAAACTGGTCTTTTTGAGGCGCAAACGTTGCGGTCCAGGTTATCCAATCGTTTTTGGTATATGTTTTACGGCTATCCAGCGGGATACCAAATTTGTTGCCTTTGGTAAGATAGTATTTGGTTTCGGTATCATATACCTTTTGCGGAAACAGGTGCAAACCTAATACCTTGTCCCAAACCAGATTATACTTTTGGCTCCAGGTATCTTTACTATCAAAGGTAAGCGCGTAGTGATCGCCGGCATCAGCCATCTTTATCCACTCGGGTACCATGCTTTCTGCTATGGTGCGGTATTTTTTAGCGGTTTCAGCTTCGCCCAGTGTTTCTGCCATTTGAGCGTAACAAGCAATTGCTACAATAGCTTTTACCGATAAGTTGGCATTGCGGGCCAGGTGCCCGGCAAAGTCATCAGTACACAATTGGGTTTTAGGATCTAATCCTTCCTTAGCCAGGTAATCAACCCATGTCGTTAAGGTTTTCCAGTGCTTTTTTGCATAGTCGGCATTACCTTCAACTTTAGCTATGGCGGCGCAAAGTGTAATCACGTTACCCGATTCCTCAATTGGCATAGGCTCGCCGTAGGTTTGTCCGTTAGCTTTTGGATAAGTACCCAGGTCATGCGCGGCCCATGGATGCGGGTATTTACCGGTTTCGCTGAAGTGGAAAATACCGTTCAGCATGCCTTGTACCAGCTCGGGGCTGTAGATCAGGTAAAGCGGAGCCGATGGATAGGTTACATCAACCGTGTTTATAAAGCCGCCACTGTTGTTTTCTTTTGATAGCCATAAAGTTTCACCTGCCGGACTTTTAACCAGCGCATGGGCCGCTATGCTTTGACGATAGGCCAACACGCATATATAAGCATATTCTTTGCCACCCGAACGTAAGGCATCTGCATAAACCTGTTTATCAAAGGCTGTACATTTTTGCATAACAGCCTGATATTCATTATTGGCGTCTGTTAGTTCACCTTCTATGGTAGCTTTACCAGAGTTGTTCCACCAGGGCCTCAGATCGGTATTGAAATATTGCACCGAAAAACGTTCGTCGTAACCTAATTCAATAAAACGTTCAACAGCGGTTTTACCCACCTTGCCGAAAGGGACTACTGTATTTAACGAAAGCGAACGCCCCTGGGATACTGTTGACAAAATAGCGCCTTTTGCGAATGCGTTAGCAGCTTCTGAACCTTTAGTAATAAACTGAACCGCTCCTGTTGCTTTTGGCGCAGCTACGTAAAAATATCCCCAGTCAATCCGCATATCATCACCACCTTTTTGCAAAACAGGCTGCTCAACGGTGCCGGCTTTTAATACAGAGAGTTTTTCGGTGCTATATTTTTGCGCGGTAACCGCCTGCATAGGTTGATAAACGGCTATATCTGATGATGCTCCCAGGAAGACCTTCACCGCATGATTTTTACTGTCATTTGCATTCACTTTATAAGTGATGTACGATACCGGGCGCGATAACAGCTTCATATCATTTAGCAACAACGGAGACGTGAAGGTCATCTGAAGGTCGATCTCGCCTGCAGTAAAATTGTAGACAGTTCGCGTGGCGTTTACATCAACACTTTTTTGATCGGCCAGTAATATTGGCCCCGTGCCGTTTTTTAACTTATCTACAAGTCCAAAATCTAAAAAGCGGCCACCTGCCGAGTTGGCCAGGTGAATAGCGATCACGTTGCCCCCCGCCTTTAAAAGCTTTTTGCTGATAGGGAAATATTGAAAACTGCTTGTCCACCCGTTTTTTTCATAAACCTTGCTGCCATTTAGAAACACCTCCACATTGTCATCGTGGTTTAGTTTCAGGAAAAGCTCGTTAATATCTGCAACAGTGCTTAAGTTAAACGTACGCCTTACCCAAATATCGTCCGATTTCCATAACGTTTTTACATTTTTTTCATCATCACCAATCGGGGCCTGGCCAGATTTCCAGCCTGCTGTATTATATTTTAAAGAAGTCCAGTCACCCGACGGTTTGTTCTCGGTGTAATTAACATCGTATGATGCTTCGTCTGAAGCACTTAGTAAGGTTTTGTAGTTGACTTGCTCTTTTCCTAAAAAACGATAAATCTTACCATCTACGTTGATCAGTCCCAGTAGCGAGTGGTCGGCACCTGTCCAATGTGTGGTAGTAGAAGAGTTCAGTTTATCCGTGTTAGACCAGATACTGAAATAAGTATTATGCGTAATAAGCGGATAAGCAGGGGCTTTTCTGTCCTGCGCGTGCACTATGCCCGTAATACAGATACAAGCCAGTAGTGTCAACAATTTTAATCGGTTAGATGAATTCATGAAAAGTGTATAATTGATGTTTTACTCAGACGGTAAAAGTAAAGAAAAGCTATACCCGAATATCTTCGTATTGTGTCAAAGTCGATGCATATCGTCTCATTTTAGCTTGTTTTATTATTTGGAGTGTATTATCACCGCAAATAGTATGTTGAAACTACCGAGAAGTAAATTTCCCCATCCCTGATTATCGGGAGGCAATACAAACTTCGGTAATCTATATTTAGTGCGGTTACTTTCGTTAATTCATCAATGAAATCATTTGGAATATTACCAAAGGATACACATGAAAGAGCATTGGTTACAGAATCAGAAATACCACTATCAACCAAGCTTCTACGTCCTAAATCTTATAACTGCAAGAAACCATCTAAACCTTTTGTTAAAAATTAATTCAAGGCTATTGTAATGTTTTGATTAAGCATGTCGTATAAGTAACCAAATTGTAGTTTTTTTATTAAACTTTAAAAAACGTTTTAGAATTTTAAAAAAAAGCCGATAATTGTTAATAGAAATATCAATCAATAGCAAAATATTGATTTAAGATTAGTAAATGTACACCTAAGCTTTAATCAACATAACATATAGATATTTTCACATTACCATTTGGTTAATTTATTAATTCCTAAACCTTTCTTTTAGATGAACCCTAATATAACTATCCGATCCTTTTATATTGTTCTCATACTGTGCTTTTTTACTTCAATAAAAGGTTATGGCCAAACAATACCCGTTGGAAGCTACACAGAGGAGTTGCTACGCAGGGAGCAGGTAGCCGGAGATAGCAATAATCATTCATCTTTTGTCATAAGGCCTGTTGCTGCAACTATTGCTAATTCAAACCTCCAATCATTAATTGCAAGTCCGGAGTACTTAAAATTCAATTTTATGGGGATGCAGTCAGGTTTACGCATCCTTCCTTTCAATTGGTTAAATGAATATAATGTAAACCGCCCTTACGGCTATAACAATTCCTCATTATATCCTAATGCCGGATACCAGAGCATGTTTAGCGGCGGGTTTTCACTAAAAGCCGGTATATTGACCGTGCAGGTAAAGCCTGAGTTTGTTTATGCGCAGAACAAAAATTTTTCAACCTTTGCCGATGTACAGGCCAATAATAACTCCACCGCGCTTCTGGGTGCATACTTTGGAACGATAAATGGCATTGATGCTCCCGAACGATTTGGCACGTCATCTTTAAAGCACCTTTATCCTGGGCAATCAAAAATCACGTTATCATATAAAAGTGTAGAAGCCGGAGTATCTACAGAAAATTTGTGGTGGGGCCCAAGTATAAGAAATTCTATTACAATGAGTAATTCGGCTCCCGGCTTTTTTCACTGGACATTCAACTCTACAAAACCAGCCAAAACAGTTATAGGTTCATTTGAGTGGCAAATCATTGGGGGGAACCTAAAACAATCTGGCTTTGCACCTGATGATGTCAGTAAGCTTAAATACGGAAACAATTCATACGTGCCTAAACCTAAGGTTACCCGGTATATATCGGCATACAGCGTAAACTGGCAACCTAAATGGTTAAAAGGCCTATACCTTGGCGCCTCTGCTTATGATTATCTTGATAAAGATTCTGTTTATCATAACAAAAGCATTATTCGTAAAGCGATCCCTGTTATTATCGGATCTTCTGAAAAAGCTAATAATGCGGCCAACGGACAAAATGGAGACCAGCAGGATTTTGCATATACACTTAATATCAGGCAACTTTTACCGCTATATAAAGCCGAACTTTACTTTGAATGGGGGCGTAATGATCGCAGCGGAAGCCTATCTGATTTAATAGAGGAACCCGAGCATTCGTCAGCATATACATTTGGCGGCCGCAAGTTATTTGAGCTTAGTCGCGGAGGGTTTATACAAATTAAATCAGAAATAACGCAGCTTCAAAGGGCTCCAACTTATTTACTTCGTGACGAACCATCATGGTATGTTCATTCACAAAGCCCCAGAGATGGATATACCAATTATGGCAGATATGTGGGTGCAGGTATTGGCCCCGGGGGGAACAGCTTTATTTTTGATATAAGCTACCTTAAAAATTACAATTCTTACGGTTTAATGCTGGAAAGGCAGCTTCATAACAATGATCTGTATTACCAGGCCTTTGCCGGTACCAATTCCTATAACTTACATTGGGTGGATATTGCCGGTACATTTTATACCAATCTGAAATTTAGGAACTACCTGATCTCTGCCGAGGCTACCCCAGTTTACACGCTCAATTATGAATACAAAAACGGCTCAACATTCAATTTGCATGCAAGAATTAATTTTACGTATTTTTTTAATTGATGGACAATTTTTGAGCTCATTTTAAGTTTATTGACCGAGACCTTACTTATATTACAAATTAAAAAAAATCACCCTCTGCCCTTAAAATGGGAAATTGTTTACTTTTGCAGAAAATAATATCACTTATTGGAGTGTTATTTTTATACTCTGATAACCTTTACGTATGAACAGATTTCGTTTTTTCATATTATTAATTGCTTTGCTTAGCTTCGGAGCGGTTACTAATATCACAGCCCAAACCAGTTTACAAAACATTTCTTCTATCAACATTGATGACCTATCAGACCAGCAGATAATTCAACTACTGCAGCAGGCTCAAAAAGCCGGTTTAACTGATGCTGAGTTACTACAACAGGCCCAAAGCCGAGGAATGTCGGCAACCCAGGTTCAAAAATTAGAGATCCGAATAAAGAAATTAAGAACTAAAAGCGACGAATCGTCCAATACCAAATCTGATTCAACACTTAATCAACAGGGGCGGCAGCTTAACTATAAACCTGATGCTGATACTGTTTTTAACAATAAAGATTTGTTTGAAAGTTTAAAACCTAAAATTTTCGGGGCAGATATTTTCAAAAACAAAAACAGTTCGTTTGAACCTAATCTTAAATTGGCTACACCGCTAAATTATATCGTTGGGCCTAACGATCAGCTTAATATAAATGTTTACGGCAGCTCATTAGTAAACTGGAAGCTTGATGTGTCACCAGAAGGGAATATAAACATTCCTGGGGTTGGTATTTTGAATGTGGGCAGTAAAACCATTGAACAAGCTACTGCCTTGATAAAAAGTAAGCTTGCCGCAAACAACTACGCCATTGGCCGCGGAACAAGCGTACAGGTTACACTTGGTAATATCCGCAGTATCCAGGTTATCATTATTGGTCAGGTAGCAAAACCAGGTACTTATACCCTACCCTCACTGGCTACTGTTTTTAATGCTTTATATACAGCAGGTGGCCCTAATGAAAATGGAAGTTTAAGGCAGATAGAAATTATCAGAAATAACCGCATTATCCGGCATTTAGATGTTTACGACTTTTTAGTAAAAGGCGATCAGAAAAATAATATTACCCTGCAGGATCAGGATATTGTACGTGTGCCAACATACCGCACCAGGGTACAGCTTGTTGGTGAAGTTAAAATTCCGGCTCTATTTGAAGTTTTACCGGGAGAAAGCCTCGACAACGTTATCACTTATGCAGGCGGCTTTACCGATAGCGCCTACACTGCAAGGATCAAAGTATCCCAGGTAAGCGATCAGCAACGCAAAATAACAGATGTGTTGGAAGCCGATTACAAAAACTACATCCCTTTACGAGGCGATAAATATACTATTGAACCTATTATATATAGATTTGAGAACC includes:
- a CDS encoding glutaminase family protein: MNSSNRLKLLTLLACICITGIVHAQDRKAPAYPLITHNTYFSIWSNTDKLNSSTTTHWTGADHSLLGLINVDGKIYRFLGKEQVNYKTLLSASDEASYDVNYTENKPSGDWTSLKYNTAGWKSGQAPIGDDEKNVKTLWKSDDIWVRRTFNLSTVADINELFLKLNHDDNVEVFLNGSKVYEKNGWTSSFQYFPISKKLLKAGGNVIAIHLANSAGGRFLDFGLVDKLKNGTGPILLADQKSVDVNATRTVYNFTAGEIDLQMTFTSPLLLNDMKLLSRPVSYITYKVNANDSKNHAVKVFLGASSDIAVYQPMQAVTAQKYSTEKLSVLKAGTVEQPVLQKGGDDMRIDWGYFYVAAPKATGAVQFITKGSEAANAFAKGAILSTVSQGRSLSLNTVVPFGKVGKTAVERFIELGYDERFSVQYFNTDLRPWWNNSGKATIEGELTDANNEYQAVMQKCTAFDKQVYADALRSGGKEYAYICVLAYRQSIAAHALVKSPAGETLWLSKENNSGGFINTVDVTYPSAPLYLIYSPELVQGMLNGIFHFSETGKYPHPWAAHDLGTYPKANGQTYGEPMPIEESGNVITLCAAIAKVEGNADYAKKHWKTLTTWVDYLAKEGLDPKTQLCTDDFAGHLARNANLSVKAIVAIACYAQMAETLGEAETAKKYRTIAESMVPEWIKMADAGDHYALTFDSKDTWSQKYNLVWDKVLGLHLFPQKVYDTETKYYLTKGNKFGIPLDSRKTYTKNDWITWTATFAPQKDQFEALIHPLYVHALETPSRVPLNDFYDSKTGIRENFKARSVVGGFYMKMLADKLKAE
- a CDS encoding capsule assembly Wzi family protein, translated to MNPNITIRSFYIVLILCFFTSIKGYGQTIPVGSYTEELLRREQVAGDSNNHSSFVIRPVAATIANSNLQSLIASPEYLKFNFMGMQSGLRILPFNWLNEYNVNRPYGYNNSSLYPNAGYQSMFSGGFSLKAGILTVQVKPEFVYAQNKNFSTFADVQANNNSTALLGAYFGTINGIDAPERFGTSSLKHLYPGQSKITLSYKSVEAGVSTENLWWGPSIRNSITMSNSAPGFFHWTFNSTKPAKTVIGSFEWQIIGGNLKQSGFAPDDVSKLKYGNNSYVPKPKVTRYISAYSVNWQPKWLKGLYLGASAYDYLDKDSVYHNKSIIRKAIPVIIGSSEKANNAANGQNGDQQDFAYTLNIRQLLPLYKAELYFEWGRNDRSGSLSDLIEEPEHSSAYTFGGRKLFELSRGGFIQIKSEITQLQRAPTYLLRDEPSWYVHSQSPRDGYTNYGRYVGAGIGPGGNSFIFDISYLKNYNSYGLMLERQLHNNDLYYQAFAGTNSYNLHWVDIAGTFYTNLKFRNYLISAEATPVYTLNYEYKNGSTFNLHARINFTYFFN